The following proteins are encoded in a genomic region of Nomascus leucogenys isolate Asia chromosome 17, Asia_NLE_v1, whole genome shotgun sequence:
- the DNPH1 gene encoding 2'-deoxynucleoside 5'-phosphate N-hydrolase 1, with translation MAAAMVPGRSESGERGEPGRPTLYFCGSIRGGREDRTLYERIVSRLRRFGTVLTEHVAAAELGARGEEAAGGDRLIHERDLEWLQQADVVVAEVTQPSLGVGYELGRAVAFNKRILCLFRPQSGHVLSAMIRGAANGSRFQVWDYEEGEAEALLDRYFEADPPGQVAASPDPTT, from the exons ATGGCTGCTGCCATGGTGCCGGGGCGCAGCGAGAGTGGGGAGCGCGGGGAGCCTGGCCGCCCGACCCTGTACTTCTGCGGGAGCATTCGCGGCGGACGCGAGGACAGGACGCTGTACGAGCGGATCGTGTCTCGGCTGCGGCGATTCGGGACAGTGCTCACCGAGCACGTGGCGGCCGCCGAGCTGGGCGCGCGCG GGGAAGAGGCTGCTGGGGGTGACAGGCTCATCCATGAGCGGGACCTGGAGTGGTTGCAGCAGGCAGACG TGGTCGTGGCAGAAGTGACACAGCCATCCTTGGGTGTAGGCTATGAGCTGGGCCGCGCCGTGGCCTTTAACAAGCGGATCCTGTGCCTGTTCCGCCCACAGTCTGGCCACG TGCTTTCGGCCATGATCCGGGGAGCAGCAAATGGCTCTCGGTTCCAGGTGTGGGACTATGAGGAGGGAGAGGCGGAGGCCCTGCTGGATCGATACTTCGAGGCTGATCCTCCAGGGCAGGTGGCTGCCTCCCCTGACCCAACCACTTGA